One segment of Pyxidicoccus xibeiensis DNA contains the following:
- a CDS encoding condensation domain-containing protein: MSSGKKNLDKLTPKQRALYELLLKEKKGQLQEASTKDVERTIPKRQGPGPAPASFPQQRLWVVDQLEGGRAFAYNVHITVQFTGVLDIALLERCVNGVVRRHESLRTVFAARDDGMPVQVVLPELTLHVPVEDLSHLPKEAQDAEVETRTSEESQRLFDLARGPLLRGKVLRLGPDNHVALVTMHHLVTDRWSLGVFVRELMALYAAEVTGQAAELPELAIQYSDFAEWQRERMQGERLRTELDFWKQHLRTLPSPLELPTDRPRPPEQTYRGSRQFVTLPVALTRALKQVSQQEGATLFMTLLSAFQTLMHRHSGQTDITVGSPIAGRGVPEVEALIGFFVNTLVLRNDLDGNPTFRELLRRAKAVCMAAYAHQELPFEKLVEELQPPRDLSRHPLFQVMFSFQNTPRQDLSM; the protein is encoded by the coding sequence ATGAGCAGCGGCAAGAAGAACCTCGACAAGCTGACCCCGAAGCAGCGCGCGCTCTACGAGCTGCTGCTCAAGGAGAAGAAGGGGCAGCTGCAGGAGGCTTCCACCAAGGACGTCGAGCGCACCATCCCGAAGCGACAGGGCCCGGGCCCTGCGCCGGCGTCCTTCCCTCAGCAGCGGCTGTGGGTGGTGGACCAGCTCGAGGGTGGGCGGGCGTTCGCCTACAACGTGCACATCACGGTGCAGTTCACCGGCGTGCTGGACATCGCGCTGCTGGAGCGGTGCGTGAATGGCGTGGTGCGCCGGCATGAGTCGCTGCGCACCGTCTTCGCCGCGCGCGACGACGGCATGCCCGTGCAGGTGGTGCTGCCGGAGCTGACGCTGCACGTGCCGGTGGAGGACCTCTCGCACCTGCCCAAGGAGGCGCAGGACGCCGAGGTGGAAACGCGCACCAGCGAGGAGTCCCAGCGCCTCTTCGATTTGGCACGCGGGCCGCTGCTCCGCGGCAAGGTGCTGCGGCTGGGGCCGGACAACCACGTGGCGCTCGTCACCATGCACCACCTGGTGACCGACCGGTGGTCCTTGGGCGTCTTCGTGCGCGAGCTGATGGCGCTCTACGCGGCGGAAGTCACCGGCCAGGCCGCGGAGCTGCCGGAGCTGGCGATTCAGTACTCGGACTTCGCCGAGTGGCAGCGCGAGCGCATGCAGGGCGAAAGGCTGCGCACGGAGCTGGACTTCTGGAAGCAGCACCTGCGCACGCTGCCCTCGCCGCTGGAGCTGCCCACCGACCGGCCGCGCCCGCCGGAGCAGACGTACCGGGGCTCGCGCCAGTTCGTCACCCTGCCGGTGGCGCTGACGCGGGCGCTGAAGCAGGTCAGTCAGCAGGAGGGCGCCACCCTCTTCATGACGCTGCTGAGTGCCTTCCAGACGCTGATGCACCGGCACTCGGGGCAGACGGACATCACCGTCGGCTCGCCCATTGCCGGCCGCGGCGTGCCCGAGGTGGAGGCCCTCATCGGCTTCTTCGTCAACACGCTGGTGCTGCGCAATGACCTGGACGGCAACCCCACCTTCCGCGAGCTCTTGCGGCGGGCGAAGGCCGTCTGCATGGCGGCGTACGCGCACCAGGAGCTGCCCTTCGAGAAGCTGGTGGAGGAGCTGCAGCCGCCGCGCGACTTGAGCCGTCACCCCCTCTTCCAGGTGATGTTCAGCTTCCAGAATACCCCTCGGCAGGACCTCTCCATGC
- a CDS encoding TFIIB-type zinc ribbon-containing protein codes for MSACPFCQTTMRSTFLGGLPREECGGCGSVWFEGEALAKVMGGSISDALVRRAKGHPGVCKGCHAKLQYVPSCPDCGTSAPTCPRCGHAPLPVVEALGVTVEVCSDCAGVALDPGELQQLQQAAEAHRNEPLDVRPRLRLGTRPGCAACKRNVKPKYGFVFEERLYCGSCAPEGSVPFSDELSRAEPSAEFSTPHHSGYTAAIATTATGDATGSALLWLFNRVFGR; via the coding sequence ATGAGCGCGTGTCCCTTCTGCCAGACGACGATGCGGTCCACGTTCCTGGGCGGCCTGCCGCGAGAGGAGTGCGGCGGCTGCGGCTCCGTCTGGTTCGAGGGCGAAGCGCTGGCGAAGGTGATGGGCGGCTCCATCTCGGATGCGCTGGTGCGGCGTGCGAAGGGCCATCCCGGCGTCTGCAAGGGCTGCCACGCGAAGCTCCAGTACGTACCGAGCTGCCCTGACTGCGGAACGTCGGCCCCCACGTGTCCCCGCTGCGGCCATGCGCCGCTTCCCGTGGTGGAGGCGCTCGGCGTCACCGTGGAGGTGTGCTCCGACTGTGCGGGCGTGGCGCTGGACCCGGGTGAGCTGCAGCAGCTCCAGCAGGCCGCGGAGGCGCACCGCAACGAGCCCCTGGATGTGCGGCCCAGGCTGCGGCTCGGCACGAGGCCGGGGTGCGCCGCCTGCAAGCGCAACGTCAAGCCGAAGTACGGCTTCGTCTTCGAGGAGCGGCTCTACTGCGGGAGCTGCGCCCCCGAGGGCTCGGTGCCCTTCTCAGACGAGCTGTCCCGGGCCGAGCCCAGCGCCGAGTTCTCCACGCCGCACCACTCCGGCTACACCGCCGCGATTGCAACCACCGCCACGGGCGATGCCACCGGCTCCGCCCTGCTGTGGCTCTTCAACCGCGTCTTCGGTCGCTGA
- a CDS encoding PilZ domain-containing protein: MSTAHAQSDRRSFPRLKAPLYSRPARLYFGAKQQVLDVSRGGARIYSDEPHAEGSLLELELFLADGSSLECIARVVWTTKLPRGAVARYEVGLAFVEAPPAVLTRLQPLLVSDALDG, translated from the coding sequence ATGTCCACCGCACACGCGCAGAGTGACCGTCGTTCCTTTCCGCGCCTCAAGGCTCCGCTGTACTCGCGGCCGGCGCGGCTGTACTTCGGTGCGAAGCAGCAGGTCCTGGACGTGAGCCGGGGCGGCGCTCGCATCTACTCCGACGAGCCTCACGCGGAGGGCAGCCTGCTGGAGCTGGAGCTGTTCCTCGCGGATGGCAGCTCGCTGGAGTGCATCGCGCGCGTGGTGTGGACGACGAAGCTTCCCCGGGGAGCCGTCGCCCGCTACGAGGTGGGGCTGGCCTTCGTGGAGGCGCCGCCCGCCGTGTTGACGCGGCTCCAGCCCCTGCTCGTCTCCGACGCGCTGGACGGCTGA